Proteins from one Telopea speciosissima isolate NSW1024214 ecotype Mountain lineage chromosome 1, Tspe_v1, whole genome shotgun sequence genomic window:
- the LOC122648665 gene encoding vesicle-associated protein 4-1-like, whose amino-acid sequence MAIADEKSHSDGKVWSICRMPFWQSGNASSSSSQNLHHQQNIDGSNHHSSTTVSSVARSLLPTRRRLRLDPRNKLYFPYEPGKQVRSAIRIKNTSKSDVAFKFQTTAPKSCFMRPPGGILTPGESLIATVFKFVEHPENNEKQPDQKSKVKFKIVSLKVKGGMEYVPELFDEQKDQVAVEQILRVVFLDVERPTPAMEKLKRQLAEAEAALEARKKPPEETGPRIVGEGLVIDEWKERRERYLAQQQVEGVDSV is encoded by the exons ATGGCTATTGCTGATGAAAAATCGCATTCTGACGGCAAGGTTTGGAGTATCTGTCGAATGCCCTTTTGGCAATCTGGAAATGCTTCTTCGTCGTCTTCACAAAATCTTCACCACCAGCAAAACATCGATGGTTCTAATCATCATTCTTCAACCACCGTTTCATCAGTCGCTAGATCTTTGCTTCCTACTCGCCGTAGACTCCGTCTTGATCCCCGCAACAAGCTTTACTTCCCCT ATGAACCTGGCAAACAAGTCAGAAGTGCGATCAGGATAAAAAACACTAGCAAGTCGGACGTAGCTTTCAAG TTTCAAACAACTGCACCTAAGAGCTGCTTCATGCGACCTCCAGGGGGTATCCTTACTCCTGGAGAAAGTCTCATTGCAACTG TGTTCAAGTTTGTGGAGCATCCTGAAAACAATGAAAAGCAACCAGATCAGAAGAGCAAGGTTAAATTTAAGATTGTTAGCCTAAAAGTGAAAGGAGGAATGGAATATGTGCCTGAGCTG TTTGATGAGCAGAAAGATCAAGTAGCAGTTGAGCAGATTCTGAGGGTTGTATTCTTGGATGTTGAGCGTCCTACCCCT GCAATGGAGAAACTTAAGCGACAGTTGGCTGAGGCTGAGGCTGCACTGGAAGCACGGAAGAAACCTCCAGAAGAAACAGGCCCAAGAATTGTTGGGGAAGGACTAGTTATAGATGAATGG AAAGAACGAAGGGAAAGATACCTGGCTCAGCAGCAGGTTGAAGGTGTTGATTCAGTGTAA